CATCCCTCATCCTTTGGGAGATTATGCAGTGGATCAGCGTTTTGTAAGGATCCCCAATGAGGATTTTTTCTCTAGGATAGGTCTCTATGAGTTTTTTGACTATCTCTTGGGCACGTTTTTTCTTTTCCTCCCAGCTCTCGTTAAATGTAAATCCATCAGACTTGGATGATTGTAAGTTTGTTTTCATTATGAACCACCAATACGGTATTTTTTGCAACCCTAACTTCTTTAAGTTTCTCGAATTTCTGGTTAAAAATCTTGTGCCCTCTTTGGTTTAAAATTAAAACCTCATCGTCAAAGACAACTGCAATAATGCTTTTTCCGAGAAGCAAATCTTTAATTTCCTTTTCAAATTCAAGTGTTGTGGAGAATATCTCTTCTTTGCTTAGCTCTATTGCCGTTAAGTCAGTGACCTTAATGACTTCTGGCTCTGCATATATGACCTTGAACTTGAGAGGCTTTCCCAGCAGGTCTATTTCCAGAACATCACCTTCTCTGACTTCTTTTCCCTTGAGCTTTGTTTTTATGACCTCAATGAAATCGGGAGTTAGAGGTGCCTCGAACAGGGGTTTTAATATGAGTTTCACGATTCCCACCCCAGTAGTTGTACTTCGTGAACTAATTAAGGGTTTTTAGGGACAAAGTTTATAAAAATATATCTTTTGATATATCTGGTGATATAATGGAAAGGCCAAAATATAGGGGATATTTGAAACTTCTTATCCTTCATTTGCTTGAAGAAAAACCTCTACACGGCTATGGTATAATGGCGGAGCTTGAGAAAAGGTACGAAATACCGAGCCCAAGTGCTGGAGCAATTTATCCTTTGCTGGCTAATTTAAAGAAAAACAAGCTTATTGAGGTTGTTGAGACAGAAAAAAGAGAGAAAAAACTCTATAGGATTACGGAGAAGGGAAGGAGTTATCTTCAAGAGCATCAAAATGAGCTGAAGGAGGCTCTTGAGAAGGTTGATCGTTTTAGAGAATTTTCTAGACTTGGAGGCAGGGAGTTGTTTAAAACAATAAGAGAAATTATGGAAGTTTTGCCCTCGCTTTCGGAGTCTCAAAAGGCTGAAATCTCGAAAGAAATTGAGAAATTTACGAAGAGAATAAAGCTGATACTTCTCGGAGGTGAGTAGAGTGTATGCCATTGAGGTTGAGAATCTCGTCAAGAAATATGGTGACTTTGAGGCTGTAAAGGGGATTTCCTTTAAGGTTAAAAGAGGAGAAATATTTGCCTTTTTAGGACCGAATGGTGCAGGTAAAACAACTACGGTTCACGTTCTAACTACTCTCCTAAAATTGACCTCGGGAAAGGCCATTGTAGCCGGACATGACGTGGTTAAGGAACCAATGGAAGTGAGAAAGAGGATAGGAATAGTGTTTCAAGATCCAAGCCTTGATAGGGAGCTGACTGCTTATGAAAACATGTATATTCACGGGAGGATATATGGATTGGGAGGGAATGAGCTTAAAAACAAAATAGAGGGGCTTTTGAAGTTTGTGGAGCTTTGGGAGTTTAGAGATAAGCCTGTAAAATATTTCTCAGGTGGTATGCAGAGAAGACTTGAAATTGCAAGGGCTCTTCTTCACGAGCCTGAAGTGTTATTTTTGGATGAGCCGACAATAGGACTTGACCCTCAAACAAGAGCCCACATCTGGGACTACATCAAAGCCATGAAGGAAGAGCACAACATGACGATCTTCCTAACCACCCATTATATGGATGAAGCGGAGCAGTTAGCGGATAGGATAGCGATTATGGATCATGGCAAGATAATTGCTGAAGGAACAGCAGAGGAGCTCAAAAAGCTTGTCGGCAATGATGTTATATATCTCAAACTTGAGGCTCCAGAAGACCTCAAATGTCTCAAGGCTGAATTCATTAGAGGATGCAAACTTTTATCGGATGGAAGGGTTAGACTTGAAGTTGTAAACGCCGCAGAAGCTTTGCCTAAGATATTTGATCTTGCTAAGGAGCGAAATGTGAAAATTGTCGAGGTAACTTACCACAGACCAACGCTTAACGACGTCTTTCTGTACCTGACGGGAAGGGAGATTAGGGATGAAGGGGAGACAAATACTTTGGCGTCAATGATAAGGATGAGAATGAGGAGGTGAAGTAAATGAGGGCTTTAACAACAATGGCATACAGACAGATCAAGCGATTTACACGGGCACGCTCAAGAGTTGTGGGAATGATAGTTAACCCATTAATATGGCTCGTGTTCTTCGGGCTTGGATGGAGTAAGGTTTTCGACAATCCAATGGCTAGGGCAATATTTGGAGGCGTTGACTACCTAACGTTCCTCGCTCCGGGTATATTTGCAATGACGATCTTCAATCAGAGCTTTATAGGTGGAGTCAGCGTCATATGGGACAAGCAGTTTGGCTTTCTCAAGGAAGTTTTGGTAGCTCCGGCTTCCAGAAAGGAAGGGATACTGGGCAGAATCCTTGGTGATTCCTTGGTAACCTTGACACAGGGGACGATAATTCTCCTCTTGACGTTCCTCTTAGCGGAGAACCTTAAAATTAGTGGTATTTTGTCGGCTTTGGGAGTTGGATTTCTCCTCGCGGTTGCGTTTTCAGGATTTGGAGTTAGCTTAGCCTTGAGGATGGAGAGCATGGAAGGGTTTCAGATGATAATGATGGTTCTCATGCTGCCGTTAATCTTTCTCAGTGGTGCAATGTACCCAATAGACACAATGCCCTCATGGATGAGAGCCTTAGCTTACATCAACCCCTTAACCTACGCAGTTGATGGAGCAAGACATTTCCTTGTTGGAGAAAACGTAACAAAATTTGCCCTAACAACTGACGTTGGAGTACTAGCGTTGCTGGCTCTTTTCCTTGTGGGAGTAGCCATGGCTGAATTTGAAAAAGCTACAATAGGTTGATTTTAGCTTTTTCCTATATCTTTAAATTTTTCATAGCTTATTTTAAGTGCCTCAACAAGAGGAAGTTTTTCTCCAGCAAAAAAGGCTAACATTGCTCCACCGCCCGTGCTTATATGGGAGATTCCCTTTATGTTGTACTTGTATATGCTTGCTATTGAATGTCCCCCACCAACAACTGAGAATGCCTCACTCTCTCCTATAGCCTTAAAGACCTCCACAGTACCCTTTGCAAACTCTTCTATCTCAAAGACTCCCATAGGACCATTTGCAACTATTATAGCAGCCTCCTGAAGTATTTCTCGATACTTTTCTATTGTCCTACTTCCTATGTCCATGATCGGTCTCTCGTCAAAAATCCATTTTTTATCGCTCAACAAATCTACTTCGACTCTCTCACCTTTGTATTCAACTGCAAAGTCTATTGGAGTTCTTACGTAAGGATAAAATTCATTCAATATCTTTTCCGCCCAATCTATGAGTTTTATTAATCCTCTTTTCTCAAGAAAGCTTATGTTCGCATCCCCAAGATCGAACCCCTTTGCCAGAGTGAAGATTTGGCTGACCAAACCGCCTGTTAAAATCAAGTCGGCTTTTCCGTTCCTCAAAACATTCTCTGCAACTCTAAGTGAGTCCTCAACTTTTGCTCCACCTAATACATAGATTTTGGGTTTTTCCTCGCTTTCATATGCCTTATTCAATGCTTTTAGTTCTCTCTCCATTAAAAATCCGGGTATCATTGGTTTTAACCTTGCAAAACCAACTAAAGAGGGCTGTGATCGATGAGCTGCGGCGAATGCGTCTGTAACTACGTAATCTATCAGGGGGCTAAGCTTCCTAACGAAATACGTATTCTCACACTTTTCTATGGGTGCTTGTTTGGTTTCCTCTGCCGCAAATCTGAGGTTCTCCAACATAAGTATTTCACCGGGTTTTAAAGAGGCTATCGCTTCCCTTGCACATTTTCCGAAGACATCTTCCACATATTTTACTTCGATACCGAGCAGGGAGCTTAGTATTTCGGCATGCTGTTCCGTGGTTAGGTAGTCTTCTTCATAGGGCTTGCTCTGATGAGTTCCAACAACAACCTTTGCGTTGTGTTCGAGTAGGTACCTTACGGTGGGTAAAACAGCCCTAAATCGGGCATCACTGATTATCTTTCCATTTTTGACGGGTGAATTTAAATCCGCCCTAAAAAAGACTGTTTTCTCGTGATAGTTAAATTCTGTCAGCTTAAACATTTTCTCACCTGAAAGAATGTAAATGAGAAATGGTTAAAAGATTATTTTAAACACCAATGGTGATAGGCGTATTATGCAAAACTAATTTATATGAAAAATCCCTATTTTATTATGTGAGCGTGATACTATGGGATGGACGTTGGAAATATTGAACTCTGCCTCTGATGAGGATATAATTCGTATCGTTCAACGACTCATTGAATCCTTGGGGTTTAAAGAAGCCGAGAGAATAAGAGCTGAAGAGTGGAAAATCGACTTCATAGCCTTACGTGAGGATCCAATATCTGGGCTTGAGAAGTATGCAATAAAGGTAAAAACAAAAGGGTTAGCATCTTCTAAGGAAGTTGAAGAATTTGCAGAGGCCATCATAAAAGCTAAAGCAGATAGAGGGATTTTTCTTTCTGTTAGTGGATTCACAAAAGATGCAAAAGTGCTCCTGGGGAGAGAATACAAGGGGAAAATAATCCCTTGGGATGGAGAGAGGCTCGTTAAGGAATTAAATGACAGGGAAATTCCAGTACCCCATGAGTTAGTTGAAAGGCTCAAAAGGGAACGGATGGAGAAAGAAGAAGAGGCCAAAAGAAGGGGCATGTTGAAGGTTATACGTTTGGATGCACCATTGTTATACTCGTTTTCACCCAATAAAGTTCTTGAAATGGTCATGTCGCTTATGGAATCTCGGTATAAAATCAAACGAGAGGACATTTTCCTAGAAGAGCTGGTAGTTGAGCTTTCTACCGGCTATATAATTCTGTGGTCTGCTAAAAAAGACACAGAGGAGGTAAAAGACAAAGCAGTAATTTTGTCAAAGGAAGAAGTAATCCCTTTTGTAAGCAGAGACGTTGAATTGGAAAGAAAAGTATCAAGAGCCCTCTTGGAAAGCGAGTCTGCAATAAAAGCTAGTGAAGTTGAAATAACATCCCCCATTTCTCAAAATGAGGCGGTGATAGCTCTCAAATTAAAACTTGCAGATGAACTTGAGATTCCCCAAACGAATATCTATCTAAGTTCTAGAAGGAAGGTTTATGTCCCGAATAGAGCTCTATTGACACTCAAAGTGGGCATAAATTCTGCCAAGGCTGAAGTCGATCTTAAAACGAATGACATCAAAGTAGACATAACCCCTCTTCCAAAGGAAAAGCTCATTGAAATAGCCAGAGAAGAGTGCAAAAAATCTCTCGGAGAGAACTCAGAAGAAATTTCTGTAGAGGAAAAAGATTCCGTAGCTATTATAAGTGGACAAACTAAACGGTTTGTTTTTGGGATTGCTTTGCACGTCTACAGTGGTAGGATTATGAAAAGAAAGTCAAAAATGAAACGGGAGGCAATATTCTCTGAGATTGCCAAACTGTATCCTGATGGAGAAGTGATATTCTTTGATGAAAAAGAAAATAGAGCAATAGTAGACGTGATGACTCCAAAAGGAGTCGTGGTTCTTGAATTCAACTTGGAAAATGGGGAGCATAAAGTAATTGCAAACCTCCTTCATCCTTATCAGATTGCAAATTCTGCCAAGAACCTTATTGAAAAGAATTTTGACATAAAGGGGCTTGAGCTTGTTGACTTCAAATTCTACGATGCAACCCATTTAGAGCTACTCCTTGAGAGTGTTGACGGGAAGATTAAGGTAAATGCCGATGGAAAAACGGGAGACATAATAGATTATTTCGTTGAGATAAGTCCTCAGAAAGCCAGAGAGATAATCCTCCAAAAATATAAGGGATGGGAAATAAAGAAGCTGGAGAAAGAGAATGAAGTTTACAAGGCTGAGCTTGAGAATGACAAATCTATTCTAAGAATATCCCTTAGCAAAGATGGAAAAATTTTGAACGAATTAGATAGACAGCTGAAAATTGAGGTGGTAAGGGAGATAGCGGAGAAATTCTTGGAAGAGAAAGGAATACCTGCAACCATAAAGGAGATAAAACTTAATGAGAACTGGAAAGTTAAATTTGTCGGAGAAGAAAGAGTGGGAGAGCTTCTGATAGGTAGAAGTTCTGGGGAAATACTAAAGAGCGACGTTTTCCTGACTGAGATAGTGATTGAGGAGAGCTACAAGAGGTATATACTGGAAAAGTTCAATGAAAAGAACCTCAATACGGAAAGGATAGTTGTTTACAAGGAAAAGGGATATGCAGTGATAAAACTAGTAGGCGATAAGTCGATTTACTATGCAAAGATAGATCTGAGAAGTGGCAAGATTTTGGAGGAAGACACGTTGCC
This region of Thermococcus alcaliphilus genomic DNA includes:
- a CDS encoding restriction endonuclease, with amino-acid sequence MGWTLEILNSASDEDIIRIVQRLIESLGFKEAERIRAEEWKIDFIALREDPISGLEKYAIKVKTKGLASSKEVEEFAEAIIKAKADRGIFLSVSGFTKDAKVLLGREYKGKIIPWDGERLVKELNDREIPVPHELVERLKRERMEKEEEAKRRGMLKVIRLDAPLLYSFSPNKVLEMVMSLMESRYKIKREDIFLEELVVELSTGYIILWSAKKDTEEVKDKAVILSKEEVIPFVSRDVELERKVSRALLESESAIKASEVEITSPISQNEAVIALKLKLADELEIPQTNIYLSSRRKVYVPNRALLTLKVGINSAKAEVDLKTNDIKVDITPLPKEKLIEIAREECKKSLGENSEEISVEEKDSVAIISGQTKRFVFGIALHVYSGRIMKRKSKMKREAIFSEIAKLYPDGEVIFFDEKENRAIVDVMTPKGVVVLEFNLENGEHKVIANLLHPYQIANSAKNLIEKNFDIKGLELVDFKFYDATHLELLLESVDGKIKVNADGKTGDIIDYFVEISPQKAREIILQKYKGWEIKKLEKENEVYKAELENDKSILRISLSKDGKILNELDRQLKIEVVREIAEKFLEEKGIPATIKEIKLNENWKVKFVGEERVGELLIGRSSGEILKSDVFLTEIVIEESYKRYILEKFNEKNLNTERIVVYKEKGYAVIKLVGDKSIYYAKIDLRSGKILEEDTLPKKGLMAKIKKIQLEAKYK
- a CDS encoding phosphoglycerate kinase, whose translation is MFKLTEFNYHEKTVFFRADLNSPVKNGKIISDARFRAVLPTVRYLLEHNAKVVVGTHQSKPYEEDYLTTEQHAEILSSLLGIEVKYVEDVFGKCAREAIASLKPGEILMLENLRFAAEETKQAPIEKCENTYFVRKLSPLIDYVVTDAFAAAHRSQPSLVGFARLKPMIPGFLMERELKALNKAYESEEKPKIYVLGGAKVEDSLRVAENVLRNGKADLILTGGLVSQIFTLAKGFDLGDANISFLEKRGLIKLIDWAEKILNEFYPYVRTPIDFAVEYKGERVEVDLLSDKKWIFDERPIMDIGSRTIEKYREILQEAAIIVANGPMGVFEIEEFAKGTVEVFKAIGESEAFSVVGGGHSIASIYKYNIKGISHISTGGGAMLAFFAGEKLPLVEALKISYEKFKDIGKS
- a CDS encoding ATP-binding cassette domain-containing protein, encoding MYAIEVENLVKKYGDFEAVKGISFKVKRGEIFAFLGPNGAGKTTTVHVLTTLLKLTSGKAIVAGHDVVKEPMEVRKRIGIVFQDPSLDRELTAYENMYIHGRIYGLGGNELKNKIEGLLKFVELWEFRDKPVKYFSGGMQRRLEIARALLHEPEVLFLDEPTIGLDPQTRAHIWDYIKAMKEEHNMTIFLTTHYMDEAEQLADRIAIMDHGKIIAEGTAEELKKLVGNDVIYLKLEAPEDLKCLKAEFIRGCKLLSDGRVRLEVVNAAEALPKIFDLAKERNVKIVEVTYHRPTLNDVFLYLTGREIRDEGETNTLASMIRMRMRR
- a CDS encoding PadR family transcriptional regulator, whose amino-acid sequence is MERPKYRGYLKLLILHLLEEKPLHGYGIMAELEKRYEIPSPSAGAIYPLLANLKKNKLIEVVETEKREKKLYRITEKGRSYLQEHQNELKEALEKVDRFREFSRLGGRELFKTIREIMEVLPSLSESQKAEISKEIEKFTKRIKLILLGGE
- a CDS encoding ABC transporter permease, whose amino-acid sequence is MRALTTMAYRQIKRFTRARSRVVGMIVNPLIWLVFFGLGWSKVFDNPMARAIFGGVDYLTFLAPGIFAMTIFNQSFIGGVSVIWDKQFGFLKEVLVAPASRKEGILGRILGDSLVTLTQGTIILLLTFLLAENLKISGILSALGVGFLLAVAFSGFGVSLALRMESMEGFQMIMMVLMLPLIFLSGAMYPIDTMPSWMRALAYINPLTYAVDGARHFLVGENVTKFALTTDVGVLALLALFLVGVAMAEFEKATIG
- a CDS encoding DUF6849 domain-containing protein — protein: MKLILKPLFEAPLTPDFIEVIKTKLKGKEVREGDVLEIDLLGKPLKFKVIYAEPEVIKVTDLTAIELSKEEIFSTTLEFEKEIKDLLLGKSIIAVVFDDEVLILNQRGHKIFNQKFEKLKEVRVAKNTVLVVHNENKLTIIQV